In Paenibacillus phoenicis, one genomic interval encodes:
- a CDS encoding glycoside hydrolase family 3 N-terminal domain-containing protein, which translates to MSKSVLGVPLEGFAEYSRIAAAEGGVLLKNENAMLPIREHEIVSVFGRCQIDYYRSGTGSGGAVNVPYVVSILDGLRANPRIQVNEQLAKQYEQWISENPFDNGGGGWAAEPWCQKEMPLTDEIVAQAKQASNKAIVIIGRTAGEDKDNADTEGSYRLTEQERLNLETVTRHFDQVAVLMNVANVIDMSWINDPIHQGRIRAVMFVWQGGMIGGHAVADLLSGDVTPSGKLPDTIAYHIEDYPSTANFGSEERNLYEEDIYVGYRYFETFCPDKVLFPFGYGLSYTSFAWKVQGVKLEGAGTDARLEVQVAVTNTGSDFSGKEVIQLYYEAPQGVLGKPARALGAFAKTKLLQPGETDVLTLQLPVRRMASYDDGGYTGHKSCYVLEAGNYELHVGNSIRNTERVTVDGKAAYHLAELVVVEQLEEAAAPTERFSRIKPGSRKSDGTYEIVREAVPQRTISLKERIESRLPEAYPQTGNRGIKLKDVQAGKASLEEFVAQLSDADLATIVRGEGMSSPKVTPGTASAFGGVGENLLEYGIPVACSADGPSGIRMDSGLKATQLPIGTLLASSWDVDLVESLYVLEGQELLQNEIDTLLGPGINIHRHPLNGRNFEYFSEDPYLTGCFASAVTRGIKKGGSSATVKHFAGNNQEKARSKVDTVVSERALREIYLKGFEMAVKEGEASSIMTSYNPVNGHWAASNYDLNTTILRNEWGYQGIVMTDWWAVMNDCVEGGPADAKNTSFMVRAQNDLYMVVNNNGAEINSLGDNTLEALANGTLTVGELQRCAMNICRFLLNVPALAREPKPVDEVRLIKAVQGDLPVAGEGTDVYTLSHSQSAKVMADAGTAVVKVQEAGVYTVTAHIRYEAMNLSQSACNLLLNGELLTTVQTNGTFGKWVTQKQLRIELTEGDYELKFDYIKPGLEIGWIEFI; encoded by the coding sequence ATGAGCAAATCGGTGTTAGGCGTTCCTTTGGAAGGATTTGCCGAGTATAGCAGAATCGCGGCAGCTGAAGGCGGCGTCCTGCTAAAAAATGAAAACGCTATGCTTCCGATTCGAGAGCATGAAATTGTATCCGTTTTCGGAAGATGCCAAATTGATTACTATCGCAGCGGGACAGGCTCTGGCGGTGCGGTGAACGTCCCTTATGTCGTCAGCATTTTGGACGGACTCCGGGCGAATCCTCGCATCCAAGTGAATGAACAGCTGGCGAAGCAATATGAGCAATGGATTTCCGAGAATCCGTTTGATAACGGCGGCGGCGGTTGGGCTGCGGAGCCTTGGTGCCAGAAGGAAATGCCGCTAACCGACGAAATCGTAGCGCAAGCGAAGCAAGCTTCAAACAAGGCGATCGTCATCATCGGCCGGACGGCCGGCGAGGATAAGGATAACGCCGATACCGAAGGAAGCTATCGGTTAACGGAACAGGAGCGGCTGAATCTGGAAACGGTTACCCGGCATTTCGATCAGGTGGCTGTGTTGATGAATGTGGCCAATGTCATCGATATGAGCTGGATCAACGATCCGATTCACCAAGGCCGGATTCGGGCAGTGATGTTCGTATGGCAGGGCGGGATGATTGGCGGTCATGCCGTGGCTGACCTGCTCTCGGGGGATGTCACGCCAAGCGGTAAACTGCCGGACACGATCGCTTATCACATTGAGGATTATCCGTCCACAGCCAACTTCGGCAGTGAAGAACGGAACCTCTATGAGGAAGATATTTATGTCGGTTATCGTTACTTTGAAACGTTTTGTCCGGACAAGGTCCTGTTTCCGTTTGGATACGGGCTCTCCTATACCTCCTTTGCCTGGAAGGTGCAAGGCGTGAAGCTCGAAGGAGCGGGTACAGATGCCCGGCTGGAGGTCCAAGTGGCGGTAACGAATACCGGATCGGATTTTAGCGGGAAAGAAGTAATTCAGTTGTATTATGAAGCACCGCAAGGCGTATTGGGCAAACCGGCCCGGGCGCTTGGAGCGTTCGCGAAAACGAAGCTGCTTCAGCCTGGCGAGACCGATGTGCTGACCCTGCAACTGCCGGTACGGCGGATGGCGTCCTATGACGATGGCGGCTATACCGGGCATAAATCCTGTTACGTGCTGGAAGCTGGCAATTATGAGCTTCATGTAGGCAACAGCATCCGAAATACGGAGCGGGTAACGGTGGACGGGAAAGCTGCCTACCATTTGGCTGAACTGGTGGTTGTGGAGCAGTTGGAGGAAGCTGCGGCTCCTACGGAACGTTTTTCCCGGATTAAACCAGGAAGCCGGAAATCGGATGGGACGTATGAGATCGTCCGGGAGGCAGTGCCGCAGCGCACCATTTCGCTGAAGGAACGCATCGAAAGCAGACTGCCGGAAGCCTATCCGCAAACGGGGAACCGCGGAATTAAATTAAAGGACGTTCAAGCCGGCAAAGCGAGCTTGGAGGAGTTTGTCGCCCAACTGAGCGATGCGGACCTGGCTACGATTGTACGCGGCGAAGGCATGAGCAGTCCGAAGGTTACACCTGGAACGGCTTCCGCTTTTGGCGGGGTGGGGGAGAACTTGTTGGAATACGGAATCCCGGTGGCTTGTAGCGCCGACGGTCCTTCCGGCATCCGCATGGACAGCGGCTTGAAGGCGACTCAGCTGCCAATCGGAACGTTGCTTGCATCCAGCTGGGATGTTGACCTCGTAGAGTCGTTATATGTGCTGGAGGGCCAAGAGCTGCTGCAAAATGAAATCGACACCTTGCTGGGCCCGGGGATTAACATCCATCGCCATCCGTTAAATGGGCGAAACTTCGAGTATTTTTCCGAGGACCCTTATTTGACGGGCTGCTTTGCGTCGGCGGTGACGCGGGGCATCAAGAAGGGCGGTTCGTCCGCAACCGTGAAGCATTTTGCCGGCAATAACCAGGAGAAGGCGCGTTCGAAAGTGGATACGGTCGTTTCGGAACGGGCGTTGCGCGAGATTTATCTCAAAGGCTTCGAAATGGCGGTCAAAGAAGGGGAAGCCTCGTCGATCATGACTTCCTATAACCCGGTGAACGGGCATTGGGCGGCATCCAACTATGATCTGAATACGACCATTCTCCGGAATGAATGGGGATATCAGGGCATTGTCATGACGGACTGGTGGGCGGTTATGAACGACTGCGTTGAAGGCGGTCCGGCCGACGCGAAGAACACGTCCTTTATGGTACGCGCGCAAAACGATCTATATATGGTCGTTAACAACAATGGTGCGGAAATCAATTCGCTGGGGGATAATACGCTGGAAGCCTTGGCTAACGGCACCTTGACGGTTGGCGAACTGCAACGGTGTGCCATGAACATTTGCCGATTTTTACTGAATGTGCCTGCATTAGCGCGGGAACCGAAACCGGTTGACGAAGTCCGCCTGATCAAGGCTGTTCAAGGTGATCTGCCGGTTGCTGGCGAAGGAACGGACGTATATACGCTGTCCCATTCGCAAAGCGCTAAGGTTATGGCGGATGCCGGAACTGCGGTGGTGAAGGTTCAGGAAGCTGGGGTGTACACTGTTACAGCGCATATCCGTTACGAAGCGATGAACCTGTCGCAGTCGGCCTGCAATCTGCTGCTGAACGGAGAACTGCTGACCACGGTACAGACGAACGGTACGTTTGGCAAGTGGGTCACGCAGAAGCAGCTCCGGATCGAGCTGACGGAAGGCGATTACGAGCTGAAGTTTGATTATATCAAGCCGGGGCTGGAGATCGGCTGGATCGAGTTTATTTAA
- a CDS encoding helix-turn-helix transcriptional regulator, with protein MSTEPRLEALSKFLKTQRAKLHPHTVGLPAGSRRRTPGLRREEVAQLAGVSTTWYTWLEQGRDIKVSSSVLDAVAGALRLNADERKYLFDLASDSGFHPDWVEKEPVIPPSLHKILQELKYCPTIISDRHCHIVGWNPAAAQVFVDFEQIPEQDRNLIYLLFAKKELRSLAVNWPHFVRGFLAIFRAYYGQYVADPWYSQFIDRMSRQYPDFQELWNQSEVSAAPEVMIEFRHAKAGKMLFNLTSLQVQGDADLRCSVYTPIEGTATESKLKKLLEDTFKNEY; from the coding sequence ATGAGCACGGAACCGAGATTAGAAGCCTTATCGAAATTTTTAAAAACGCAACGCGCCAAGCTGCATCCCCATACCGTAGGCCTTCCGGCAGGCTCCCGCCGGCGAACGCCCGGCCTGCGCCGCGAGGAGGTCGCCCAGCTCGCCGGGGTGAGCACGACATGGTATACCTGGCTGGAACAAGGCCGGGATATCAAGGTATCCTCCTCCGTTCTGGACGCGGTCGCCGGAGCGCTTAGACTAAACGCCGACGAACGCAAGTACCTGTTTGACTTGGCGTCCGACAGCGGCTTTCATCCCGATTGGGTTGAGAAGGAGCCGGTAATTCCCCCGTCGCTCCATAAAATTTTGCAAGAGCTGAAATATTGCCCGACGATCATCTCCGACCGCCACTGCCATATCGTAGGCTGGAATCCTGCCGCTGCCCAGGTGTTTGTGGACTTCGAGCAAATCCCAGAGCAGGATCGCAACTTGATCTACCTGCTGTTCGCCAAGAAAGAACTGCGCAGCCTGGCCGTGAACTGGCCTCATTTCGTCAGGGGGTTCCTGGCTATCTTTCGCGCGTATTACGGACAATACGTTGCCGACCCTTGGTATTCACAATTTATCGACCGGATGTCACGGCAATACCCGGATTTCCAAGAGCTATGGAACCAGAGTGAGGTCAGCGCGGCTCCGGAGGTCATGATCGAATTCCGCCATGCCAAAGCCGGAAAAATGCTGTTTAATTTAACCTCACTTCAGGTTCAGGGGGATGCCGATTTGCGCTGCAGCGTGTATACCCCAATCGAAGGAACCGCAACCGAATCGAAGCTTAAGAAATTGCTAGAAGATACCTTTAAGAATGAGTATTGA
- a CDS encoding iron-hydroxamate ABC transporter substrate-binding protein, giving the protein MKKLFIPLILAFTVLAGACGNETAQQNSAANNSSETNQTSGNDSAGAETASGTVTYQSENGPIEIPANPKRIVALTYAPNVVALGGSLVGVDTWTMNNPLFTEKLKDVAVVSEDNPEQIFALEPDLIIAGSHMKNLDKLSEIAPTIIYTWGKLDYLAQQVEIGKVLNKEAEAQAWVEDFTKRAKAVGEEIKAKIGKDATVSVFEYDTKNFYVFGDNWARGTELLYQMMELNMPEKAKQDALGPGYYTLSNEIIPEYAGDYIVLSQNKEAQNEFLQSNTWKNIPAVKNGHVIEIDTAASTYSDPITLEYLLEIFKDGFLSMP; this is encoded by the coding sequence ATGAAGAAGCTGTTTATTCCCCTTATTTTAGCCTTCACGGTTTTGGCTGGTGCTTGCGGCAATGAGACAGCACAGCAGAATTCTGCGGCAAACAACTCATCAGAGACCAATCAGACGAGCGGAAACGACTCCGCGGGGGCGGAGACGGCTTCCGGTACGGTTACATATCAATCGGAGAACGGTCCGATCGAAATTCCTGCCAATCCAAAGCGCATCGTGGCTCTGACGTACGCTCCAAACGTCGTGGCCCTGGGAGGATCGCTGGTTGGCGTTGATACCTGGACGATGAATAACCCGCTGTTTACCGAGAAATTAAAGGACGTCGCCGTCGTGTCCGAAGACAATCCGGAGCAAATCTTCGCTTTGGAGCCGGACCTGATCATTGCCGGATCGCATATGAAGAATCTCGATAAACTAAGCGAAATCGCTCCAACGATCATTTATACATGGGGCAAGCTGGACTATTTAGCCCAGCAAGTAGAAATCGGGAAAGTGCTCAACAAGGAGGCAGAAGCCCAAGCTTGGGTTGAAGATTTTACGAAGCGGGCCAAAGCCGTAGGCGAAGAGATCAAAGCCAAGATCGGCAAAGACGCCACCGTGTCTGTGTTTGAATATGATACGAAGAACTTCTATGTATTTGGGGACAACTGGGCCCGCGGAACGGAACTGCTGTATCAGATGATGGAGCTGAACATGCCGGAAAAAGCCAAACAAGATGCGTTGGGTCCGGGCTACTACACCTTATCAAACGAAATCATTCCTGAGTATGCTGGAGATTACATCGTACTGAGCCAGAACAAAGAAGCCCAAAACGAGTTCTTGCAATCCAATACGTGGAAAAATATCCCGGCCGTCAAGAACGGTCACGTAATCGAAATCGATACCGCAGCTTCTACCTACAGCGATCCGATTACGCTGGAGTATTTGCTGGAAATCTTTAAGGACGGATTCCTCTCGATGCCTTAA